One Trichoderma asperellum chromosome 5, complete sequence genomic region harbors:
- a CDS encoding uncharacterized protein (EggNog:ENOG41~CAZy:AA7~SECRETED:SignalP(1-17)), producing MRASIAAAVALFAAVNADTTATADTAARPPPPPPPPPPPPPCRNLPGDPGWPSAASWAALNNTLGGRLIATVPLGTPCHDPKYNQAVCANLQANWELPQTHYVTSSSVMQPFFANQSCDAFTPESQPCLLGNYVSYAVNVSCTADVSAALAFATKNNIRVVVRNTGHDFFGRSTGAGALGIWTHNLKSVSVIKNYSSAGYSGAAIKVGAGIQGFEILEAAHAQGFVAVTGECPTVGVAGGFTQGGGHSALSTQFGLAADQTLEFEVVTAAGTVLTASPSQNSDLYWALSGGGPGFGVVTSMTVRAHPEAIVGGAQIDIFAASTTQENFNRVISEFYAMIPTMIDQGAMVVYLMNNQILEVKPITVWNSTADFVENTVLAPFTALLSELGVPATIKYTELSYFDHYSTYMGPLPYGSLDVGDFNYGSRLIPRSVLVNNNDGLQAVIQNLTAQGVVMAGSSANYARPAGVNNAVLPAWRNTTIHLQIGTPWNNTAPWSQMVADQNTITHEYMPQLEAVTPGSGIYMNEGDFQQPNFQQEFFGSNYNTLLSIKKKYDPNSLFWGNRLVGSEAWTVANNGRMCRAP from the exons ATGAGAGCCTCCATCGCGGCCGCGGTCGCGCTCTTTGCTGCTGTCAACGCAGACACCACTGCCACCGCAGACACAGCTgctcgccctcctcctcctcctcctcctcctccgccgccgcctccatgCCGCAATCTTCCCGGCGATCCTGGATGGCCATCCGCTGCCTCATGGGCGGCGCTGAACAACACACTCGGAGGCCGACTCATCGCCACCGTCCCTCTCGGAACGCCATGCCACGACCCGAAATACAACCAGGCCGTTTGTGCGAATCTGCAAGCCAACTGGGAGCTGCCGCAAACACA CTACGTgacgtcgtcgtcggttATGCAGCCCTTCTTCGCCAACCAGAGCTGCGATGCCTTCACCCCCGAGTCTCAGCCCTGCCTCCTGGGCAACTACGTCAGCTATGCCGTCAACGTCTCATGCACCGCTGATGTGTCCGCCGCCCTGGCGTTCGCAACCAAGAACAACATCCGCGTCGTTGTTCGCAACACTGGCCATGA CTTCTTTGGCCGCTCTACCGGTGCTGGCGCCCTGGGCATCTGGACCCATAACCTAAAGTCTGTCTCCGTCATCAAGAACTATTCAAGCGCAGGCTACTCTGGCGCTGCCATCAAGGTCGGCGCCGGAATCCAAGGCTTTGAAATCCTCGAGGCTGCCCACGCCCAGGGATTTGTCGCCGTCACTGGCGAATGCCCAACCGTCGGCGTCGCTGGAGGCTTCACCCAGGGCGGCGGCCACTCTGCTCTCAGCACCCAGTTTGGTCTCGCCGCCGATCAGACTCTTGAGTTCGAGGTTgtcactgctgctggcacTGTCCTTACTGCTTCTCCTTCCCAGAACAGCGACCTGTACTGGGCTCTGAGTGGAGGCGGCCCCGGCTTCGGTGTCGTCACTTCCATGACGGTCAGGGCTCATCCCGAGGCTATCGTCGGTGGCGCTCAGATTGACATCTTTGCCGCCTCCACCACCCAGGAAAACTTCAACAGAGTCATTTCCGAGTTCTATGCCATGATTCCTACCATGATCGATCAGGGTGCCATGGTGGTTTACCTCATGAACAACCAGATCCTCGAGGTCAAGCCGATTACCGTCTGGAACTCTACCGCCGACTTCGTTGAGAACACTGTTCTCGCTCCTTTCACCGCATTGCTCTCTGAGCTCGGAGTTCCCGCAACCATCAAGTACACCGAGCTTTCATACTTTGACCACTACAGCACCTACATGGGCCCTCTCCCCTATGGAAGCCTCGATGTCGGCGACTTCAACTACGGCAGCAGGCTGATCCCCCGCAGCGTCCTCGTCAACAACAACGATGGTCTCCAGGCTGTCATCCAGAACCTCACCGCCCAGGGTGTCGTGATGGCCGGCAGTTCCGCAAACTACGCTCGCCCCGCCGGCGTCAACAACGCAGTCCTGCCCGCATGGCGAAACACCACGATCCATCTGCAGATTGGCACCCCCTGGAACAACACGGCCCCTTGGTCACAGATGGTCGCGGACCAGAACACCATTACTCACGAGTATATGCCCCAGCTTGAGGCCGTGACCCCGGGCAGCGGCATCTACATGAACGAGGGTGATTTCCAGCAGCCCAACTTCCAGCAGGAATTCTTCGGCTCCAACTATAACACTCTTCTTTCCATCAAGAAGAAGTATGATCCCAACTCTCTCTTCTGGGGCAACCGCCTTGTGGGCAGTGAGGCTTGGACGGTCGCGAACAATGGAAGAATGTGCCGTGCTCCATGA